TAACGTATCTGCTAGCCGCTTTTCTGTTGGTGCACTTCGATCTTTGATACTTTCTAGAGATTCCCCGTGATAAGCAAATTTGCTATGCTCTCCGCCGAGCAAAAAGGCTTCAATCGCAATATCGATACACGTGTCTTGGATTTCATCTTGATACAGTAAACTATATTGAAAAAACGGAAAGAATAAACGTTGAAATTCCGTTTTAATTTCATTAAGGGAAAGTTCTCGCAAAAGCTTTCGCTCATAGGTCACACGCTTTTTGTATTGTCTGTCTCTAAAAGTGGTGATTACATTCATTTGTTTCGCCTCCTTTACCATAGTGTTTGACCGTTAAAACGAAACATACCATGGCAACTTTGGTAAAAGACAGTATGTATATGGAGGAGAATTGGAGTAAAGCTAAATGTGAAGATTAAGCAACAAAAAAAGA
This window of the Pseudalkalibacillus berkeleyi genome carries:
- a CDS encoding DUF2521 family protein gives rise to the protein MNVITTFRDRQYKKRVTYERKLLRELSLNEIKTEFQRLFFPFFQYSLLYQDEIQDTCIDIAIEAFLLGGEHSKFAYHGESLESIKDRSAPTEKRLADTLFEYWQFWSYTPDQVLESLHMCCDAYVQRWWREGFEKGQRRYRMRLH